CACCtgaccacctgcttctgccagtCCCGGCCATGTCAGAATGACCATCACCCATGGTGTGTGTGGTAGGAAGCTGGGCTCAGTGGGCTGTGTCAGCTTTTGTTCCTTTTATCAACTCTGCTGCTTTGCCCAAGCCCTGCATCTACCTTGTGattatttgtgcatgtgcacgcatgcttGTGTACACGCACTcatacgtgcacacatgtgcatgtgcacgtgtgttaACCTTGGTGGAAGACCTTAATGTCAAGGTGCCCTGGACAGCAGTGAGGAACGTTCACCTATGTGGACTGAGTATCAACTACTAACTAGCAAGGAGAGTAAGTGCTGCAGGAATGGTCACACTTTAGAAGCTAGGCACCACTGAATGTCTTAGAATGTCTTAGAGAGACTCCCAGCCAGGCTTCCTTTCTGGGATCCTCACACACTTGGGGTGCCCATGAACTTCAGCTTACTTGGAGAGAATGTAagacctttattttaaaaataagacatcaTTTGGTCCTGGGCATCCTTGCTCCAAGCCATCTGGGATGCTAACACCAAGGCTCTGACTGCCTTCAGTGGTGTCCAGACAGGACCAAAGTATCACCTTCCTCAGGAATCTCAAGTGAGGAGGCAGGTAAAGGACACTGGTTCTGGCTGTGGGGGCAAGGGCCTTGTAAGGTTCTGAGGCTGAGGGAGCTGAGTTCCCTTGGAACAGCTCTCATCATTAGAGGTGGCAGCCAAGTACCAGGGGCCAGCACTTCCTGCTCCAGTGGACTGTGGTCCTGAAATGTCCAACCTGGAGCTCTTCTGGAAAAGACAGAAGGCATAGGGGTTCTGGGGCTTGTGGGATGCTGGGCCATCAGGAAAACACTATATGGTTGTTGTTACCTTAAGGCCTAAGCAGGGTTGTGTCTTTAATCCGGTGTGTGTATACTCCTCTTTATTAGTGgataaatattagaaaatcatCTCTCAGAAGGTGTGGTCAGGGGCAGGCTGGACTTGCCCAGCCGACTGGGGGCAGGCCCTTCAGGGGGTCCTGGTGTGGTCTGCAAGGTGAGGCTGTCCCTCCAGGGCTCATACACCAGGGTGTAGCTTTCTGCTCTCTTGATAGTGAACTTGTAGGTACGGTTGGGCAACAGGTTGTGAACATCAAAGGTGCAGGCAGCCACGGGGACTATGCCGCACTGTGTACACTCCTGTTGTGTCCGCGGCTCCAGCAGTTTGAAGCGCAGCTCATACTGTTCTggtgctgctggctggctggtgacAAACCAGCGTAGGCTGACCCAGTCCTGATGGGCCACTGACTCCTTCCGGTCGAACATAACTGGCATCTTAGTGCTCAACATAAGCCGGATGTGTGGGATTTTGGTGGCTCCAATGTCAGATACCAAGCGGTGCTTGACATGCAGGTGCCCTGGTACCATCATGGCCAGGAAGTTGTCCATAACAACTGACAAATCTGCCAACTGCTGCTCCACAAGCCCCCAGCCAGCCAGGAAGGGCCGTGGGTCAGGGGCCTCAAGCAGGGCGTCCAGTGCCGCTCGGCCATTGTCCAGCTGTTCCAACAGGTCCCCGAGCAGCAGGAGCTGGATCTTGGTCTGTGCTGTGCCCACCTTCTTCATGCGCTGAAACTTCCAGGGGTCAATGAGCTGGAACATGGTGTTAGGCAGCACCAGTGGGTTTTGGTCACCCAGGGCCAGATGCTTAGGGAGGATCTCAATGTAATAGGAACACTTCTTGAGTAGTTGCATGCGGGCATGGTGGCGCTTGAGCAACTGGGGGCTCAGGTCTGTGGTCAGAAACTCACGCAGCACATTGCGGCGCTCCATATAGGTCCTCCAAGCCTCCggctccagcagctgctggtcctctgcttcctccacctcctctgagTCCAGGAAGGAGTGGGGACTGTCCAGCTTCATTTTGTCCAGGGCCAGGCCTGTCACCTGGAAGTTCATTGTCTAGGAGCTGAGGGTAAGGACTAGGCATCAGCTGTGACAATCAGACTGGCTGTGCCCCCAACCTAAGCCTTCTACCCCATAATGGTCTTTACTCTCCATCCCCTGGACCACAGccttctgagcagagagagacCCATGGATGGAGAGAATAGTAGGCTGGGTACTGAACAAAAGTAGATGATAAAGAAGAAACTTCTACCAAGGCACCAATAGTCTTTTGTGATGATGAGCTAACTGGGTTGAGAGTGGGCTATAGGATCAGAGTGGTCTGGAAAGAAACTCTGGGATGCCAACCAGTTGTGAGATGTCAGGAGCCTCAAGTTCCTCACCTACTGTGGATAATGGATGGTGCCCATTAGGCTGTGGAGAAGCTTAGGATGACTCTTGGGGTACTGATGAATTGACCATGTACCCCAGTAGTATCCAGAGACCTGGTACACCTCAGCACTGCTACCATACTTGGGGACAAGGCTAAGCAAAGACCAGATTCTACATCACTCTCCCATGGAGAAGGTCCTTGTGTGCCCAAGAACAGAGCAGATTCCATCCTACCATCTCACAGATGGTCACTTTTTGATTTTGACATAGcatctcattctgtagctcaggctgtcctccgACTCCTCTGCTCAAGTCATCTCCTCATCACACCCTCTTGAGACTTCAGGGGTATATGCTGTTGTGTCTAGTTTATCCCCAAGTTGGAATTGTTGACCCCAGagtctttccctcctctccttgttcccaTACCAGGTCCCCAAATCTGGCCGGTATGCCACAAAACCCAGCAGCCAGAGCTTCCAGGAAGGACCAACATCCTGCCAGTTGTCCCTGGCACTGGGCCAGTGGCTTCACTTGGAAGTTTCAGGTTGTGGAAACTGGGGTTGAATGAGAAACAGAACTAAAAGACTATGACTAGCTTAAGGTCACCCACACCCGGGTCCCTACTAGTAAGGTTCATTCAAGTTGGCTTCACTTCCCAAAgaccattttaaaattacttgtgTGTGTAAGGAGGGCTATGACAGGCGTCTGGGACGGCAGAGAATGGTTCCTGAAAGCAAGCTGAGACCAGGGCCCCAAGACCCTGAGTCAACACAGTCCCTTGCATCGAGAAAGCTCTATGGAACCCTCCAAAAATTACTTTCCCAGTCTGTTATCCCATTTCCCCGTGGAGACTACCCACCTCGAGTCCCTGGCCATGCCTCTCCAAACCCTCTACCTACCACTCCTCTTCCGGATCACCTCCGTGAGCCCCAGCCTCCCTCTGCAAAGTGCCTGGCGCCCACCTCCTTTGCGGAGTCCAGCAGGAGCCGCAGGTGCACTGTCTGGTTAAAGCTCCGCCTGCTTCTGGCCCACCTGTTGCCATGGGAACCACTGGCCCTTGTGACGCGGCGGCGTGCTGGTCCAGGTGTAGGGAACTCTTGGTTTAAGGGCTAAACTCAGCCGCAGCAGGGATTTACGTTCAGGGCCGCGCGGGTTTGAAAACAAGTTCGATCTTAGCCCCACTGGCTAGTGAAATTGTTCCCTGGCTTGGTGCCTGCCAGACGCCCAGGAGCCACTATGGTGGCTGGGTTGACAGCTTGGCTTGAAGTGAGGTTCCCTGAATCACAGTAAACTTGTATCTTTGAGCGGGACAGCGCTGACGTCTGGGGCCCAAGAAGACCGCGGTTGCCAGTGGAGTGCAGGAAAGGAGCGCCTACTTGACATTCCAAACCAAGCTGTAGCCTGCGGATCTCAGGGGAGatagaaaaaagaggaagagatggatagGCTCGCCTTAGCAAGCAGTCAGCAAGGCGAAGGGTGCTGGCTTTCCCAGACCTTCGGAAACTCATGTCCTGTCCCCTCTAGTCTAGATAAACGGGGTCTCCATAGCTTCAGGGGTCCTCAAAGGAATTTCCAAGTATGAATCACCCTCATACTACATACTGGGCTCTAGAACCCTGAATTTACTACCCAGATCCCTCCTCTCTTTAAGAGTCTGCTTGGGGTTACTCCTAGCAAGGGTCCCAGACACCTGAAAGCTGCAGGCTCATTTGCATACAGTGGCTGTCCTTCCACAGAGCTCCCAGCCCCCCTGGTGGCATctagcaagccaggaagcagctttcCTACTTGTCAATCTACACTGACTACAGGCCTTGGAggccctggaggaggagggagaagtgaTGGATGCTGGGTCTGTGCTCCTCTAGGGTAGTCATGGTAACCAGTGTTGAGAGTCTCTAGTACAAGAACTAGattcccctcccccgcccccaacgAAAGGGATGGCATCTGAAGGTCCAGGAGGAACAAGCCACAGGAAGAATGCCAGCTCCCCAGCTCTTCCTCAGGAAGGAGGTGGGTGAGGCTCACTACCCTCTTCTTGGGGGTTGGGCTTGCTCCGGGCTTGTGAAAGTTCCTCAGTCCCGCTCTATCCTCCTTTTTCTCCACGACtctaactttttaattttaccatgtgtatgtgcaccatgagcAGGGGttagaagagagcattggatttcttgggactggagttagggGTGATTATTAATCCAGCATGTAGATGCTGGCCTCTGAGCCCAGGCAGTCAGCAATAACAAGTGCTTGTAAcgtctgagccatttctccagctcctcttatttttaattaaaaatttcattttgaggTGTGTAAAGACAATCCCTCGcaggttttgctgtgtttttgtttgtttttcacaagGGTGTTAACCATGTAGCTctcactgacctgaaactctgtagagcagactgggttcaaactcacagagatccacctccctctgtctcccaaactctgggattaaaAAGCATGCACCACATGCACCGCCACAGCTGGCTCTCTGCAGACGTGAAGAATGATGAACCTACAATCCCACTTACCCTTCATCCTTTCTCCCAGATACAAAAAGTACAAGATTATACCACGATACAGGGTAAGGTCTGTGGCCGCAGAGACACCTCAGGGAGTCTGGCAGTGTcttagtttttattgctgtgacaagataccACACAACCAAGGCCACTTCTAGAAGAGTTTATTGGGatcatgaccatcatggtagggagcgtGGCAGCGGGCAGGTATGGTTCTGAGAGCGCACATTCTTACCtgcaagatggaggcagagaaagccaaATGGAGATggctgggcttttgaaacctcaaagcccctccCGTCCATGACATACCTCCTCCTACAAGGCAAACCTAATTCTTCCCAGATCCAACTAACCGGGACCAAGGGTCAactatgtgagcctatggggccattctcatgtAAACCACCTCATTCCATTTCCTGACCGCCGCAGGACCGCGGTCATATCATGATGCAAAGTGCATTTAGTCCATCTTCAAAAGTCCTCATAGTCTTTTTGGAGTCTCAGCGCGGTTTAAAAGTCAGTCTCAAGGGACTCAAGGCAGTCTCTTAATTGTAAGCCCCTATAAAATGGGTgagatgcttttgtttgtttgtttttctgagagcGGGATCCCacaaattctcttctttctctgatcTTGGGGAGGGACTGAATTCTCCTTATctttaggaagagaaagaaaacgcTTCTACCTTGAGGCTTTTCTGACAGCAATTCTCGGCTCCTGTCCTCTCTCGGCATTTCCTTGAGCTGATAAAAGGTCTCTGGACAAGGACTGAAGAACAGGTCATTGAACAGAGCAGAATCCTCTACTCTTGACCACCAGCCTGTCTTTGGGCTTCCGCTACACATACAATGTGCTGAGTCACTGAGACCAGGACCCAGTGGCTTTAGGGGCAAGAGAGGAATATATATCCAGGAGGAATCTACATTCAGTGCCCTGGGTCTGACCTCACCGTGATCAGTGCAGAGGGAAGTTCTCCCTGTGGCTTCTCAACCTGAAGATAGGAAGCTTAATTTCTTACCAGGGAGGTACATCGTTAACACTGAGGACTTGGGTGTGAAAATCTCCATTTATATTCAGCGAGGCAGGTGGGTGTGAGCATTGAGGCCTCTTCTGGCACTCCCCAAATTTTATATTCGTAATTACCTTTTCTGGACACACACCAGGCTATATCTCTATGACATGGAGCTTGTGCCTTAGGGTTCCTGTCCCTTCCTGGCTGCTCAAGCCCACTAGGATTCAGCTACCTGGGATGCTGGAAGGACAAAACCGGTAAACTCATAGGTATCTCTGGTACACCGGAACTTACAAATTGCCCCGGGGTTCTTCAGAGAAAAGTCTCTGCTTGTCTAGGGTAGATGGGGAAGGAACCTGTTCGATATGTTTGTAGTATAAGCAGCAATTACATATGGAGCTTAGTAGTCACCACTCAGTGCTAAGGTGCCgtgtttgggagagagaagccaGCAAGGGGGCAGGCAGTCTGTTGGTGAGACCCCCCCCTCCTCAGACTAAAACAGGAATATATTCAAGAACTGAGCTTGCTGGAGTTTGGTCCCCATTTCCTGACTCAGGAAAAATTGGGAGGCAGGCAGCTTGCTTCATTACAGACAGAATTTAGGAGTCAATAAGAGCCTGTCTGAGGCTTATCCCCGCCCTTTGCTTGCATTCTGACCATGTCCCCAACCTGGAGTCCTAGGTATCGGTCTCCCCTTCTCTGCAGTAGTAGTGAGTATCTCCTGGCTGTGAAGTGACTCAGACATCATAttccagccacacctcctatGTACCCCGGCACCTCACGATTCCCCTGAGATCACTATCACCATTTTTCAACACAGAACCATAACNNNNNNNNNNNNNNNNNNNNNNNNNNNNNNNNNNNNNNNNNNNNNNNNNNNNNNNNNNNNNNNNNNNNNNNNNNNNNNNNNNNNNNNNNNNNNNNNNNNNNNNNNNNNNNNNNNNNNNNNNNNNNNNNNNNNNNNNNNNNNNNNNNNNNNNNNNNNNNNNNNNNNNNNNNNNNNNNNNNNNNNNNNNNNNNNNNNNNNNNNNNNNNNNNNNNNNNNNNNNNNNNNNNNNNNNNNNNNNNNNNNNNNNNNNNNNNNNgagagagagagagagagagagagagagagagagagagagagagagagagagagagttatgtTAAAGAATTAGCTAACATTTAAAAGCCAAATAGTGTTTCATAGAAATCTGGCCACTGGTGATGAGCTGCTCCCTCTGTAGACCCTACTGTCCTAGGGTGGCTACTGGCTGCACAAGCCGGGCTAGCAAGTCAGAGTGAGCCCCTGTACCCTGTGCCTGGGAGTGGACAGGTAAGGGCAGCTTGTTCCTGTGGGACCTCCTCTCCCCGCCCCTTCCCACAGGCTCCGCCCAACTCCGTCTCGCCTACTGCAGCGCAAATCTCAAGCCCAGCTGCTTTTAACCCTAGCCGAGATCCTGCTCTTCAGCGCACACAGCTCTGGAAGGATAGGAGCAGCACTCTGGGTGGCCCACGCATTAATACACCATCCAGGAAACTGACATGTGTTGTGTGCCTGATTGAGGAGCCCTCTGTAAAGACCTccaaggttagggttagggtctgTGTCACCTGTCACTTCCCATCCCGTGCCGAGTAAGGACGTGGGCAGGAAGCCTGGCCGTCCCACCAGCCTTTCCAGTTTCTTCCTCGCACCCTGGGCTCCTTGGTGCATGGCTGTCTTGTTCAACCGCCTCAGCGGCAGCACTGAAGAGTACTGACCCAAGTCGGCTCCATGCGCCTCTGTCCACAACCGGGCCCCCTCGGCATGGAGCCTTTCTTCCGGAAGCGGCTCACTTTCTTGTCCTTTTTCTGGGATAAGATCTGGCCAGCCGGTGAGCCGGACGAAGACATCCCCCGGATCCAGGGACTCGACGACAATCCCGTGCTAGAGCAGCCCGCTGCCGTTGAGCCTTGCAGCTTTCCCGCCCCACGCTCCCGACTCTTCCGCGCGCTCTACGACTTCACTGCTCGGTGTGCAGAGGAACTGAGCGTCAGCCGCGGGGACAGACTCTTCGCCCTCAAGGAGGAGGGTGACTACATCTTTGCCCAAAGGCTCTCTGGGCCGCCCAGTACCGGTCTGGTTCCAGTCACCTACCTTGCCAAGGCCACCCCTGAGACACCCTCGGACCACCCGTAAGTATCTGGGCTTGGGAGATAGAGCTAAAAGGCTGCTGTGCCCAGTGGAATACGGCAGGGTTTTGAGAGTAAGAAATACCTGCTTACAGTCAGGGAGGGCTTATAGAGTGCCTGCTGGCACTGGGCTAAGCAAGCAGGTGTGGCATGGTAGGAAGAGCTACACAGCTGAGGGGGGACCCGGAACTGAGCAAGTCCAGGCAACCATTTGCTGGATAGACCAGGTGACATAGCATTGCGCTGCTTGGAAAGCTGGGGGCCACATCTGAGCCTCCAGGTGGCTCCACAGGGTCCCCAGTACTTCCAGGCACTGTAAACCAGGGAAGATCCAATTGTTCACCTGCCCCTCTTATCTATCCATATTCATCCAACCACCTCAAATGGAGTCTAAGTGTGAGGCAGATATATCTCTGATTTGTTTTAGTGAGTGGGTTTGGAGGAGAGCCTTCTCTTTGCCTCCAAAGCTGGGCAGTCACTGGCAGAGAAAGGCTGGTTTTGATGCCCCAATCTTGCATACCAGCAAGGATGCAGTGGGGTCATGGGCAGGAATCCATTGAAAGTTCAAGAGTTTGTCTAGGAAACTATCTCTGGTTTTGCACTCAGCTGGTTCTGGCCTGAGTCCTCTGCATACCAGCCTCTGGCATTAGCATTGCTCAAATCAATCTCTAACCTCATGAGGACCCCTCAGCCATAACAGCTTCCCAGGAAGTTTTGTGTGGTAGGTAAAATGGAGCCATAGAAAGGGATCCAGACACTTGCCCCGTGCCTGCTTGCTGGCCCTCAGCAGTGGGTAGACTGGGCCAAGTAGCTGTTTGGGTGAAGGTCTCAGGTGTGGGAGACAAAACTTGTGAACAGGTCCTGTGGGCTgcgggcagggcaggcagggctgggcTCAGGGAGGCAGCGCTGCTAGTGGGAGAGTTAATGAAGGCCTAGACCTGAAGATCAAAGAGCTGACCACACTTACAGTGTCATTAATCCCAGACATCTGGCCCTATaattcagggagagaccctggaGGCATACCCTTCACGGATGGGGCTGTTGCAGAAGCCCAGCTGTATCCCATAGTGGCTTGGATCCTGTCATGGCTTCAAGGAAGGACTAGGGCTGCCTTGGAGAAACTCCCACTTCTGGTCTCCCCCACAGACTTGTCCTGTTGTCCTGAGAAGGGACCTTACCCCAGGGGCTCTGCATCTGCCAGAAAATCCCAATTCCCTGCCCACAGATCCTATAAGTAATggctctggttcttttttttttttttttttttttggtttttcgagacagggtttctctgtggctttggagcctgtcctggaactagctcttgtagaccaggctggtctcaaactcacagagatccacctgcctctgcctcccgagtgctgggattaaaggcgtgcgccaccaccgcccggctggctctGGTTCTTCATAGAGAGGCAGGAAGCATCAATGGTCTAGACTTCCAGGTTCTGAAATGAGTTTGTGGACTTTCCTGAGCctgctacgtagcccaggctcCATCTGTATCCTTGCCATCCCTCATCTGCATTCAGCCTGCCAGTACTAACCCTGCTTCTCACACCTTGGCCTCTGTCCTCTTATTTGGTAATATCTTTCTGTTCCAGCTGGGCTCATCCCCCCTGCTCCAGCCCAGGCCCACACCCTGGCCATGCCAGTTCTTCCCCGTGTATCCCTAGGAGTGGGCCTGTCTTGTCTGCTCTTTTGTGAGCTGACCCGAGTCACACTGAGTGTCCCCTATTACCTTGCCTCCATCTGAGGGGACCGAACAACTAAGCTCACAGGCCTCTTCTTGTATTACTGTGGTCCCCAGCACACTGGGTTCCTGGAAGCTCTCAGAAGTGGAAAAGCTTGGACAGGAAGTTGACCAGCTGTGGAACCCTGTTTGGGACATGGGGAGCAGAGGTGCCTACAATGGAGTAGCTCTGGGAGTGGCTTTGTCTTTCTAAGGTTGTTTCTGGCCCCTAAGAATAAAGGGAGTGGCCAAGCAGAGTGGTATATGTTTCTAATTCTAGCATCCAGAAGCTGAGGTAAGTGAatcttcaaggccaaccttgtctacttagcgagtttcaagccagccaagAGGCTGGTCCACCTAGGCATGGCCCTTCAGAGGGTAGGAGGTACTTAGAATATACCCTCCCCCTTAACCTTCTACTGTCTGCTTCAGCTAACATCCTGCCCACCCTGCCTTAGCCTTCCTCTTCTGGGATACCCAGGTCCCATGTAAGCCAGTCTCTCAGATGAGCCATGCCCAGACAGGTAACACCCCTGGTTCCTTCCCTAGCCATACTAGCAGCACTGTGGGTACTTTTGGGACTGTTCACTGGGGACCTCAGTTCCCTGTGGACCCCCACAGGGACTCAACAAAGTCTCAAGTTGGGGGTTTTGGTCTTTGTCCAGGGATGTTAGCTTTTGTGAGGCTTGGTAGTCAAATTCTGAGCAGGGAATGAGAGCTAtctcagagaaacagaatgagTAGCCCAGGTTAGTGGAAAGTCATACCCGTGTGAAGAAGATTCCAGTCACCTAATGGTGGTGGCCTGGGACCTCAGCTTCAGGCACCGGGCACATTTTCTCCCTGAGAGGCAGCAGGGCATTGAGGCCTCACACCTTTGCCAGGGTCACATGGCTGGGCCTGAGAGATGACTGTTGTGTCCTGGATTTGCAGCTGGTACTTCAGTGGGATCAGCAGAACTCAGGCCCAGCAGCTGCTCTTGTCTCCTGCCAATGCACCAGGGGCCTTTCTCATCCGGCCCAGCGAAAGCAGCATTGGGGGATATTCCCTGTCAGGTACTCAGACAACCCCTCAAGACCTCCTATCTTGCTCAGCTCTCCTTGGCCAGACCCTCTTGACTTTGGAGTGGTTAATCCCTATACTGGAAGCCCTTATATAGACAAGTTAGTCATcaagctccctcccttcctttcttctactttctccctctccccactttctccATTCATGACCTAGCAGACTTAAAATTTCATTCAACATGTACCTACTTAACACTCTTAGTCCCCAGGcccccctggctgtcctgtggcCAGTAGCTTCTCATGTCCCCTCTTGCACAGAGTATTGTTGACCTCAGTGACCCCCATGGCCAATCTGAGCGGAGCCACTTGGGATGCTGGGATATGGGTATCTGAGGCAGGTGCAGCCAAGACACTGTTACTCATTTCTGTCTCCAGTCCGGGCCCCAACCAAAGTCTGCCACTACCGCATCTGCATGGCACCCAGTGGAGGCCTCTACCTGCAGGAGGGCCGGCTCTTCCCCAGCCTGGACGCATTGCTTGATTACTACAAGACCAACTGGAAGCTGATTCAGAACCCTCTGTTGCAGCCCTGCATACCCCAGGTGGACCTGAGACAGTCTCCATATCTGGGGACCACCGAGGACCCTATCTTAGAGTCTCCCAGCAAGCCTCTGGTCTAGACTTAGCCAGGGAATATCCAGTGTCCAATGGCTTCTTTATTCTGATGGGGTTGCCCCCATTCACCAGTTTTATCTCCTGTGAGGCTGTTGGAAGACTGGGGACTCTCAAGGGGGATAGGGGCACCCAGTTTTGTCGGGCATCAGTAGGAGTCAAGATTAGTGTGGGAAGGCACCCAGATCTGCTTCAAGTCCCGAGGGCAGAAGCTGAGAGAGGAGATATTGTTTCCCCTAGTATCTGATATTACTGGGTACAGGGCAGCAATCTGGTTCCTCTGGTTCTGTAATCACAGCCTAGCCAGGGGTTATAATAAGTGTTTGTAGACGGATGTCCGGCTCTGGTAAAGCGGATGCATAAGTCCCCAAAGCAATTAGCTTCATAGCTCTGGGCTTGGCCTCCTGGAGGTCAGCTATGGGCTCCCCTTTTTCCCTGACT
This portion of the Microtus ochrogaster isolate Prairie Vole_2 linkage group LG8, MicOch1.0, whole genome shotgun sequence genome encodes:
- the Fndc11 gene encoding fibronectin type III domain-containing protein 11, coding for MNFQVTGLALDKMKLDSPHSFLDSEEVEEAEDQQLLEPEAWRTYMERRNVLREFLTTDLSPQLLKRHHARMQLLKKCSYYIEILPKHLALGDQNPLVLPNTMFQLIDPWKFQRMKKVGTAQTKIQLLLLGDLLEQLDNGRAALDALLEAPDPRPFLAGWGLVEQQLADLSVVMDNFLAMMVPGHLHVKHRLVSDIGATKIPHIRLMLSTKMPVMFDRKESVAHQDWVSLRWFVTSQPAAPEQYELRFKLLEPRTQQECTQCGIVPVAACTFDVHNLLPNRTYKFTIKRAESYTLVYEPWRDSLTLQTTPGPPEGPAPSRLGKSSLPLTTPSER